The proteins below are encoded in one region of Metabacillus dongyingensis:
- a CDS encoding DUF948 domain-containing protein: MEIILYLAVALIAIAFTVLVVFLSKTLKSLSSTLNNVAGTLAGLENQIQGITLETTQLLHKTNALAEDIQEKSEKLNTVVYAVQGVGSSLQNFNDSVQKVSASVSTNLEKNQDKINQVVQWSNVAMDVWGKWKLKKQKQERQQKQPSI; this comes from the coding sequence TTGGAAATTATTTTATATTTAGCTGTTGCACTAATTGCAATTGCATTCACAGTACTGGTCGTTTTCTTGTCTAAAACGTTAAAATCCCTATCCTCTACCTTAAACAATGTTGCCGGAACACTGGCAGGGCTTGAGAATCAAATCCAGGGAATAACGCTTGAAACGACTCAGCTGCTACATAAGACAAATGCTTTGGCAGAGGACATTCAGGAAAAGTCAGAAAAGCTGAACACTGTTGTCTACGCGGTTCAGGGTGTAGGTTCATCTCTTCAGAATTTCAATGATTCTGTTCAGAAAGTATCAGCATCAGTAAGTACAAATCTTGAGAAAAACCAGGATAAAATCAACCAGGTTGTTCAATGGAGCAATGTTGCAATGGACGTTTGGGGAAAATGGAAGCTGAAAAAGCAGAAACAAGAGCGTCAGCAGAAACAGCCAAGTATATGA
- a CDS encoding acetoin utilization AcuB family protein, with protein MIVEQIMKKDIVTLTPDATIAEAIKKMAEYRIRHIPIVAENDLLAGIVSDRDIKDASPSIFHLSENKEALNKPLKSIMKTDAITGHPLDFVEEISSIFYEHKIGCLPIIKHGKLVGIVTETDLLHTFVQLTGANQPGSQIEVKVPNVTGMLSEVSDVFRKSKVNIASVLVYPDKDERFKVLVFRVQTMNPMALIEELDKEGYTVLWPNIPGISS; from the coding sequence ATGATAGTTGAACAAATTATGAAGAAAGATATTGTGACACTCACACCTGATGCAACAATTGCAGAAGCCATTAAAAAAATGGCTGAATACCGGATTCGCCATATCCCGATTGTAGCTGAAAATGACCTCCTGGCCGGGATTGTCTCCGACCGGGACATTAAAGATGCAAGTCCTTCCATCTTTCATCTGAGTGAAAATAAAGAAGCCTTGAATAAACCTTTAAAATCAATCATGAAAACAGATGCCATTACAGGCCATCCCCTAGATTTTGTCGAGGAGATTTCATCTATTTTTTATGAGCACAAAATTGGATGCCTGCCTATTATTAAGCATGGCAAATTAGTAGGGATTGTAACGGAAACGGATTTGCTGCATACATTTGTTCAGCTGACAGGTGCCAATCAGCCCGGCTCCCAAATCGAGGTAAAGGTTCCAAACGTGACGGGCATGCTTTCTGAGGTGTCTGATGTTTTCAGAAAAAGCAAAGTGAACATTGCCAGTGTTCTTGTTTATCCTGACAAAGACGAACGGTTCAAAGTTCTTGTTTTCAGAGTGCAGACCATGAATCCCATGGCATTGATTGAGGAGCTTGATAAAGAAGGATATACCGTATTATGGCCTAACATCCCGGGGATTTCATCATGA
- the ytxJ gene encoding bacillithiol system redox-active protein YtxJ produces the protein MPKSKIDTVEEFQQIADSGESFLFFKNSLTCPIAQAAYEQFEAFAKEHDSVNAYYLNVQEARPLSNYIAETYGVKHESPQALLFKDKLVTWNESHWKITKDTLTKNVL, from the coding sequence ATGCCGAAATCTAAGATTGATACAGTGGAAGAATTTCAGCAAATCGCTGATAGCGGAGAATCCTTTTTATTTTTCAAAAATAGCTTAACATGTCCAATAGCACAGGCAGCCTACGAGCAATTCGAAGCTTTTGCGAAGGAACATGACTCGGTTAATGCCTATTACCTGAATGTCCAGGAAGCAAGACCGCTTTCAAATTATATAGCAGAAACTTACGGTGTGAAGCACGAATCACCGCAGGCACTTCTTTTCAAAGACAAACTGGTCACATGGAACGAGTCACATTGGAAAATTACAAAGGACACATTAACTAAAAACGTTTTATAA
- the acsA gene encoding acetate--CoA ligase, with protein sequence MKLEALPAAKGNHNLEDYAKAYENFDWADAEKHLSWSETGRINAAYEAIDKHAESFRKNKVALYYRDPEREEKYTFKEMKDHSNKAGNILRQCADVEKGDRVFVFMPRTPELYFTVLGAIKLGAIVGPLFEAFMEGAVSDRLKDSEAKVIVTTPELLERVPFNDLPALKHVVLVGDNVHEDGPYIDFLTRMKTASNKLEIEWVEKTDGLLLHYTSGSTGKPKGVLHVHQAIIQQYQTGSWVLDLKEDDVYWCTADPGWVTGTVYGIFGPWLHGASNVIVGGRFKPEQWYETIQNYGVTVWYSAPTAFRMLMGAGDELVKQFDLSSLRHILSVGEPLNPEVVRWGMKVFHNRIHDTWWMTETGAQVICNYPSMEIKPGSMGKPIPGVQAAIVDDQGNEVPPYRMGNLAIKKGWPSMMHSIWNNKEKYESYFMPGDWYVSGDSAYKDEDGYFWFQGRIDDVIMTSGERVGPFEVESKLVEHPAIAEAGVIGKPDPVRGEIIKAFVALRDGYEATDELKEEIRNFVKKGLAAHAAPREIEFRDKLPKTRSGKIMRRVLKAWELDLPTGDLSTMED encoded by the coding sequence ATGAAGTTGGAAGCGCTGCCAGCAGCAAAGGGGAACCACAATCTAGAAGACTATGCTAAAGCCTACGAAAATTTTGATTGGGCAGATGCAGAAAAGCATTTATCGTGGTCTGAAACAGGAAGAATTAATGCTGCATATGAAGCAATTGACAAACATGCGGAATCATTCCGGAAAAACAAGGTAGCCTTATATTACCGTGACCCTGAAAGAGAAGAAAAGTATACGTTTAAAGAGATGAAAGATCACTCAAATAAAGCAGGAAACATTCTTCGTCAATGTGCAGACGTAGAAAAAGGCGACCGTGTTTTCGTCTTTATGCCAAGAACTCCGGAATTGTATTTTACAGTGCTTGGAGCAATTAAGCTGGGTGCCATTGTCGGTCCTTTATTTGAGGCGTTTATGGAGGGGGCAGTGAGCGACCGCCTGAAGGACAGCGAGGCGAAAGTCATTGTCACAACTCCAGAGCTTCTTGAAAGAGTTCCATTTAATGATCTGCCTGCTCTAAAGCATGTTGTGCTGGTTGGGGACAATGTTCATGAAGATGGTCCATACATAGATTTCTTAACAAGAATGAAGACAGCAAGCAATAAGCTTGAAATAGAATGGGTAGAAAAAACAGATGGCCTGCTGCTGCATTATACATCCGGTTCCACAGGCAAGCCGAAAGGTGTTCTGCATGTTCATCAGGCTATAATTCAGCAATATCAGACAGGCAGCTGGGTTCTTGATTTAAAAGAGGATGATGTTTATTGGTGTACAGCTGATCCAGGATGGGTCACAGGGACCGTTTACGGCATCTTTGGGCCTTGGCTGCACGGAGCATCAAACGTCATCGTAGGGGGCAGATTTAAGCCTGAACAATGGTATGAAACGATCCAGAATTACGGAGTAACAGTATGGTACAGTGCACCAACGGCATTCCGCATGCTTATGGGTGCCGGGGATGAGCTGGTGAAACAGTTTGACCTTAGTTCATTGAGACACATCTTGAGCGTTGGTGAACCATTAAACCCTGAAGTTGTCAGATGGGGCATGAAAGTCTTTCACAATCGTATTCATGATACATGGTGGATGACAGAAACGGGTGCACAGGTAATCTGCAACTATCCATCTATGGAAATCAAGCCGGGATCTATGGGAAAACCAATTCCAGGCGTACAGGCTGCGATTGTTGATGACCAGGGCAATGAAGTTCCGCCATACCGCATGGGGAATCTGGCCATAAAAAAAGGCTGGCCTTCCATGATGCATTCAATCTGGAACAACAAAGAGAAGTACGAGTCTTATTTTATGCCTGGGGACTGGTATGTTTCGGGTGACTCAGCGTACAAGGATGAAGACGGCTACTTCTGGTTCCAGGGAAGAATTGATGATGTAATCATGACATCAGGCGAGCGCGTCGGCCCGTTTGAGGTCGAAAGCAAGCTTGTTGAACATCCTGCCATTGCCGAAGCTGGTGTAATCGGCAAACCGGATCCAGTCCGCGGGGAAATTATTAAAGCATTTGTTGCGCTTCGGGATGGGTACGAAGCAACAGATGAACTAAAAGAGGAAATTCGCAATTTTGTTAAAAAGGGACTTGCTGCTCATGCGGCTCCGCGTGAAATTGAATTCCGCGATAAACTGCCAAAAACTCGAAGCGGAAAAATTATGCGCCGCGTCTTAAAAGCGTGGGAGCTCGACTTGCCGACTGGCGATTTATCGACAATGGAAGATTAA
- a CDS encoding bifunctional 3-deoxy-7-phosphoheptulonate synthase/chorismate mutase codes for MSNAELEALRVRAEEINLQILQLINERGKLVQDIGKAKEAQGVNRYDPVRERRMLNKIKENNDGPFEDSTLQHIFKEIFKASLELQEDDHRKALLVSRKKKPEDTIVDVKGVKIGDGSQVLIVGPCAVESYEQVAAVAEEAKKQGIRLLRGGAFKPRTSPYDFQGLGLEGLKILKRVADEYDMAVISEIVNPADIETAIQYIDVIQIGARNMQNFELLKAAGAVKKPVLLKRGLAATLDEFVNAAEYIISQGNDQIILCERGIRTYETATRNTLDISAVPILKQETHLPVMVDVTHSTGRRDLLIPCAKAALAIGADGVMAEVHPDPAVALSDSAQQMDFDQFAEFMNEIRPLTKVKA; via the coding sequence ATGAGTAACGCCGAGTTAGAAGCATTGCGAGTGAGAGCAGAAGAGATTAATCTGCAGATTTTACAGCTGATTAATGAGCGAGGAAAGTTAGTACAGGATATAGGTAAAGCCAAGGAAGCGCAGGGCGTTAATCGATATGATCCCGTCCGTGAGCGAAGAATGCTTAATAAAATCAAAGAGAACAATGATGGACCTTTCGAAGATTCCACATTGCAGCATATTTTTAAAGAAATCTTTAAAGCAAGCTTAGAGCTGCAGGAAGACGATCACCGCAAAGCGCTTCTTGTATCACGCAAAAAGAAGCCTGAAGATACAATTGTTGATGTTAAAGGTGTCAAAATTGGCGACGGCAGCCAAGTATTGATTGTTGGGCCTTGTGCAGTTGAAAGCTACGAACAGGTAGCTGCTGTTGCAGAAGAGGCTAAAAAACAGGGAATCCGCTTATTGCGCGGCGGAGCATTCAAGCCACGCACAAGCCCTTATGACTTCCAGGGTCTTGGTCTTGAAGGCTTAAAAATATTAAAACGTGTTGCAGATGAATATGATATGGCTGTTATCAGTGAAATTGTCAATCCTGCTGACATTGAAACTGCTATTCAATACATTGATGTTATCCAAATCGGAGCGCGCAACATGCAAAACTTCGAATTATTGAAAGCTGCCGGTGCAGTTAAAAAGCCTGTTTTATTAAAACGCGGTCTTGCTGCTACACTTGATGAGTTTGTAAATGCAGCTGAGTACATTATTTCACAAGGAAACGATCAAATCATTCTTTGTGAACGCGGTATCCGCACATACGAAACAGCTACTCGAAATACACTTGATATTTCAGCTGTGCCGATTCTAAAACAAGAAACACATTTGCCGGTAATGGTTGATGTTACGCATTCAACTGGCCGCCGCGATTTGCTTATTCCTTGTGCTAAAGCAGCGCTTGCGATTGGTGCAGACGGGGTAATGGCTGAGGTTCATCCGGACCCTGCAGTCGCACTGTCTGATTCAGCTCAGCAAATGGATTTCGATCAGTTCGCAGAGTTCATGAATGAAATTAGACCGTTAACAAAAGTAAAAGCATAA
- a CDS encoding class I SAM-dependent methyltransferase, which yields MNERAFDELLNIKTEGSQKGFGKSLHYHRYEPTPYAALELLFREYELKSSDHVVDFGCGKGRSNFYIHYLSNATVKGVEMNEAIYQEATQNRDRYWKKARSRKGQIQFYCCLAEEYKIDPSDNRFYFFNPFSIEIFMNVINNILQSVEKERRDIELIIYYCSDEYLFFLENQTAFELKKEVVLPGFNDRNPSERFLIYRLDYK from the coding sequence ATGAATGAACGAGCTTTTGATGAATTATTAAATATTAAGACGGAAGGCAGCCAGAAAGGGTTCGGCAAGTCACTTCATTATCACCGCTATGAACCGACACCATATGCGGCACTGGAGTTGTTATTTCGTGAATATGAGCTGAAAAGCAGTGATCATGTAGTTGACTTTGGATGCGGAAAAGGCAGATCTAACTTCTATATACATTATTTAAGCAATGCTACAGTCAAAGGGGTCGAAATGAACGAGGCAATCTATCAGGAAGCGACCCAAAATCGTGATCGTTATTGGAAGAAAGCAAGGAGCAGGAAAGGGCAAATCCAGTTTTATTGCTGCTTGGCGGAAGAGTATAAAATCGATCCGTCAGATAATCGTTTTTATTTCTTTAACCCCTTTTCGATAGAAATTTTTATGAATGTCATAAACAATATACTGCAGTCGGTTGAAAAGGAAAGGCGGGATATCGAACTGATCATATACTATTGCTCAGATGAGTATCTATTTTTCTTAGAAAACCAGACTGCTTTTGAATTGAAAAAAGAAGTCGTTCTGCCTGGGTTTAATGACCGGAATCCGTCTGAACGATTTTTGATTTATCGGCTGGATTATAAATAA
- the ccpA gene encoding catabolite control protein A, with the protein MNNITIYDVAREANVSMATVSRVVNGNPNVKPTTRKKVSEAIDRLGYRPNAVARGLASKKTTTVGVIIPDISSTFYAELARGIEDIATMYKYNIILSNSDQNRDKELHLLNTMLGKQVDGIVFMGGNITDEHVEEFKRSPVPIVLAASIDVNEVTPSVNINYEQATFDAVSMLIEKGHKRIGYVTGPMEEPINKEMKMNGYRRALTEAGITVDEDLITEGDYTYDSGLEAFEKINELSDKPTAIFAGTDEMALGVVHAAQDNGYVIPNDIEIIGFDNTKLATMVRPQLTTVVQPTYDIGAVAMRLLTKLMNKEEVENHIVELPHRIEIRQSTRA; encoded by the coding sequence ATGAATAATATTACAATTTACGATGTAGCCCGCGAAGCAAATGTTTCAATGGCTACTGTTTCACGGGTTGTAAACGGCAATCCGAATGTAAAACCAACCACACGCAAGAAAGTATCGGAAGCAATTGATCGTCTAGGCTATCGCCCGAATGCTGTTGCACGTGGACTTGCAAGCAAAAAGACGACAACAGTAGGCGTTATTATTCCTGATATTTCAAGCACATTCTATGCTGAGCTTGCACGCGGTATAGAAGATATTGCTACAATGTACAAATACAACATTATTTTGAGCAACTCTGATCAAAACCGTGATAAAGAATTACACTTGCTTAATACAATGCTTGGCAAACAAGTAGATGGTATTGTTTTCATGGGCGGGAATATTACGGATGAGCATGTAGAAGAATTTAAACGTTCTCCTGTACCGATTGTGCTTGCTGCTTCAATTGATGTGAATGAGGTTACACCATCTGTTAACATTAATTATGAGCAGGCAACATTTGATGCTGTTTCCATGCTGATTGAAAAAGGGCATAAACGCATTGGCTATGTGACTGGTCCAATGGAAGAGCCAATCAATAAAGAGATGAAAATGAACGGATACCGCCGTGCACTGACTGAAGCAGGAATTACCGTTGATGAAGACTTAATTACTGAAGGTGACTACACCTATGATTCAGGTCTAGAAGCATTCGAAAAAATTAACGAATTATCGGATAAGCCTACAGCTATTTTTGCAGGCACGGATGAAATGGCATTAGGAGTCGTTCATGCAGCTCAGGATAATGGCTATGTTATTCCGAATGATATTGAAATCATCGGGTTTGATAATACGAAATTAGCAACTATGGTTCGACCTCAATTAACAACAGTTGTTCAGCCGACATATGATATCGGTGCTGTAGCGATGCGCCTTCTGACTAAACTGATGAACAAAGAAGAAGTTGAAAATCATATTGTTGAGCTTCCGCATCGAATTGAAATCAGACAATCAACCAGAGCTTAA
- a CDS encoding acetoin utilization protein AcuC, with protein MMKENIFIYSPLFQQYKFSQDHPFNQLRVELTYDLLKKMNALSDDELASPRIATDEELTLVHDQKYIDAVKKAGSGELDPNEALNYGIGTEDTPIFKNMHEASALLVGGTLTAVEHVMEGKAKRALNLGGGLHHGFRGKASGFCIYNDSSVAIKYIQEKYHAKVLYIDTDAHHGDGVQWTFYDDPSVCTLSIHETGRYLFPGTGNVTERGAGQGYGYSFNIPLDAFTEDESWIDAYRQSIREIAAFFKPDVILTQNGADAHFYDPLTHFATTTAIFKEIPKIAQEIADQYCGGKWIAVGGGGYDIWRVVPRAWAMIWLQMKQLTVNGPLPEEWIKRWQPEAPVTLPSIWEDGKDQYKAIPRKLEIEEKNAQTVEKALFPLRQNHGKDRKTLS; from the coding sequence ATCATGAAAGAAAATATTTTCATCTATTCTCCTCTTTTTCAGCAATATAAATTCAGCCAGGATCACCCTTTCAATCAGCTGCGGGTGGAATTAACATATGACCTTCTGAAAAAGATGAACGCATTGTCAGATGATGAGCTTGCATCTCCAAGAATAGCGACGGATGAAGAACTTACTCTTGTTCACGATCAAAAGTACATCGATGCTGTAAAAAAAGCAGGTTCGGGAGAATTAGATCCAAACGAAGCGCTTAATTACGGAATCGGGACTGAGGATACACCTATCTTCAAGAACATGCACGAAGCAAGCGCACTGCTCGTTGGAGGTACTTTGACCGCAGTTGAACACGTAATGGAAGGCAAAGCTAAACGGGCTCTGAACCTCGGAGGCGGCCTTCATCACGGCTTCCGCGGAAAAGCTTCAGGCTTCTGCATTTACAATGACAGTTCCGTGGCAATCAAATATATACAGGAAAAATACCACGCAAAAGTTTTATACATTGATACAGATGCTCATCATGGCGATGGGGTGCAATGGACGTTTTATGATGATCCAAGTGTCTGCACATTATCCATTCATGAAACGGGCCGCTATTTATTTCCTGGGACAGGCAATGTTACCGAACGGGGTGCAGGACAGGGCTATGGCTACTCTTTTAACATTCCGCTTGATGCATTTACAGAAGATGAATCATGGATCGATGCCTACAGACAATCTATAAGAGAAATTGCCGCTTTCTTCAAGCCTGATGTCATTCTTACACAGAATGGAGCAGATGCGCATTTCTACGATCCTTTAACCCATTTTGCAACAACAACTGCCATTTTCAAGGAAATACCAAAAATAGCTCAGGAAATTGCGGATCAATACTGCGGCGGGAAATGGATTGCGGTTGGAGGCGGAGGCTATGATATCTGGAGAGTCGTACCCCGGGCTTGGGCCATGATCTGGCTGCAGATGAAACAGCTGACTGTAAACGGCCCTCTCCCTGAGGAATGGATCAAACGCTGGCAGCCAGAAGCACCCGTAACCCTTCCCTCTATATGGGAAGACGGCAAGGATCAATATAAAGCCATTCCAAGAAAACTTGAAATAGAAGAAAAAAACGCACAAACTGTGGAGAAAGCTCTCTTTCCACTCCGGCAAAATCATGGAAAAGACAGAAAGACACTTTCATGA
- the pilM gene encoding cell division protein FtsA — MRKETYTFALDIGTRSVVGLLLSEKDGTYEVIDTVIQEHGERSMLDGQIHDVISVSNVISSVKEKLEEKHGTLREVCVAAAGRALKTIRAEAQIEIEGKPIIQTETVFHLELMAVQEAQKQLAQKEKAMQEYDCVGYSVIHYKLDHQEIGSLVDQQGKVASAEIIATFLPKVVVESLLAALNRANLEMKALTLEPIAAINVLIPSSMRRLNVALVDIGAGTSDIAITNKGTVTAYGMVPMAGDEITEAISDQFLLDFHDAERAKRELHTSESILVKDILGFENEVLKEEAISLIHSAIDSLANAIKEEIYSLNQESSPKAVMLIGGGSLTPKLPELIAEKLNLPLNRVAIRGIDAIKQLRFAEHLKTGPELVTPIGIAISSNQNPIQYVSVKVNGRSVRLLHMRKLTVSDSLLSSGIQLNKYYGKPGLAFIAALNGQSITIPGTYGEAPLLFKNGKVCSVDEEIKNGDEIIIEKGKDGRSLSVAISDLIDVVPAKQVILNGERVQVEANLALNGKPASLTDLIADRDSVTYSFPDQVKEILPDEYSFAPFFLSVDGSRIKVDAFSGKILINHVPAHPSSRFEEWDQITAVKTESPSLSQVLTELKIKAYESLTVLYNQEPLTIKKMMAEVYRDDMLLSLEDKINNGDYLTIKKQPAGSFIFQDVFTAVDVTIPSEGSNKFLLLKNEKETAFHEELLPGDRLSIKWF; from the coding sequence TTGAGAAAAGAGACTTATACATTTGCACTGGATATTGGCACCCGATCAGTAGTTGGTTTATTATTATCCGAAAAAGACGGCACCTATGAAGTCATTGACACTGTTATTCAGGAACATGGAGAACGCTCGATGCTTGATGGACAGATTCATGATGTCATCTCTGTTTCGAACGTAATTTCTTCTGTTAAGGAAAAGCTTGAAGAAAAGCATGGAACCCTTCGTGAAGTCTGCGTGGCTGCAGCAGGAAGAGCTCTAAAAACCATACGGGCAGAAGCTCAGATCGAAATAGAGGGCAAACCCATTATTCAGACAGAAACGGTTTTTCACCTCGAGCTGATGGCCGTTCAAGAAGCTCAGAAACAGCTTGCCCAAAAAGAAAAAGCCATGCAGGAGTATGATTGTGTCGGCTACTCTGTTATTCATTATAAACTCGATCATCAAGAGATTGGCAGTTTAGTAGATCAGCAGGGCAAGGTAGCCTCTGCTGAAATCATCGCGACTTTTTTGCCTAAAGTTGTTGTAGAGTCTCTCCTTGCCGCCTTAAATAGAGCAAACCTGGAAATGAAAGCATTGACTCTGGAGCCCATTGCGGCAATAAACGTTTTAATTCCTTCCTCAATGAGAAGATTAAATGTTGCTCTTGTAGATATAGGAGCAGGTACATCTGATATCGCGATAACAAATAAAGGAACTGTTACGGCGTACGGAATGGTCCCAATGGCCGGAGATGAAATAACTGAAGCGATTTCTGACCAGTTTCTATTGGATTTTCACGATGCTGAACGGGCAAAAAGAGAGCTGCATACATCTGAGAGCATCCTTGTTAAAGATATTTTAGGGTTTGAAAATGAAGTCTTAAAAGAAGAAGCTATTTCGCTGATTCACAGTGCCATTGACAGCCTCGCAAATGCGATTAAGGAAGAAATTTATTCTTTAAACCAGGAGTCTTCCCCAAAAGCAGTCATGCTGATTGGAGGAGGAAGCTTAACACCTAAGCTTCCTGAATTAATCGCTGAAAAACTGAATCTGCCATTAAACAGGGTGGCGATAAGAGGAATTGACGCCATCAAGCAGCTCAGGTTTGCAGAACATCTGAAAACAGGTCCAGAACTTGTTACCCCCATCGGAATCGCCATTTCTTCCAATCAAAATCCGATACAGTATGTCAGCGTCAAAGTAAATGGACGCTCTGTCCGGCTGCTGCATATGAGAAAGCTGACGGTTTCAGACAGTCTGCTCTCATCAGGAATACAGCTGAATAAATACTACGGGAAGCCAGGACTTGCATTTATTGCAGCATTAAACGGACAATCTATAACCATACCGGGCACCTATGGAGAAGCACCTTTGCTCTTTAAAAATGGAAAAGTATGTTCAGTTGATGAGGAGATCAAAAATGGGGATGAAATCATAATTGAAAAAGGGAAAGACGGCCGTTCACTCAGTGTCGCCATTTCTGATTTGATTGATGTAGTTCCAGCAAAACAAGTTATTTTAAATGGGGAGCGGGTTCAAGTTGAGGCAAATCTTGCATTGAATGGAAAGCCTGCTTCTTTAACGGATCTGATAGCTGACAGGGATTCAGTCACTTATTCGTTTCCTGATCAGGTAAAAGAGATTTTGCCTGATGAATACTCCTTTGCACCATTTTTTCTTTCAGTGGACGGCAGCAGGATCAAGGTTGATGCATTCTCTGGAAAAATCCTGATCAATCACGTCCCTGCCCACCCTTCATCTCGATTTGAGGAATGGGATCAAATAACAGCTGTTAAAACAGAATCACCTTCTCTAAGCCAAGTGCTGACCGAGCTTAAAATAAAAGCATATGAATCACTGACAGTTCTCTATAACCAGGAGCCGCTGACGATTAAGAAGATGATGGCTGAAGTTTATAGGGACGATATGCTTCTTTCACTAGAGGATAAAATTAATAATGGCGATTATTTAACCATTAAGAAGCAGCCAGCAGGCTCATTTATTTTTCAGGATGTTTTTACTGCTGTCGACGTGACTATTCCTTCAGAGGGAAGCAATAAATTCCTTCTGTTAAAAAATGAAAAAGAAACAGCTTTTCATGAAGAATTGCTGCCTGGTGACCGGCTAAGTATTAAATGGTTCTGA
- a CDS encoding YtxH domain-containing protein encodes MSKDGINSKDFLIGTLVGGIVGATTALFLTPKSGKELRDNIGEQAVIVKERTGKITNDAIEKSNELAALAKEKSANLTQVVSDQSSQIMNKVRDLKSSKDQDQEQSENNPEDVKLNLAPEAPIDDQKLNSSVQSPVNETVQPSTGSTQHAEELKKQVNKEIEDAKEALSEKK; translated from the coding sequence ATGAGTAAAGATGGAATCAACAGTAAAGATTTTCTTATCGGAACACTAGTTGGAGGAATTGTAGGGGCAACTACTGCACTATTCCTTACACCTAAATCAGGTAAAGAACTTCGTGATAATATTGGAGAGCAGGCAGTCATTGTTAAAGAAAGAACAGGAAAAATCACAAATGATGCTATAGAGAAAAGCAATGAATTAGCAGCACTTGCAAAAGAAAAGTCAGCTAATCTGACGCAAGTTGTTTCAGATCAGTCTTCTCAAATCATGAACAAAGTCCGTGATTTGAAAAGCTCTAAAGATCAAGATCAAGAGCAATCTGAAAACAATCCTGAAGACGTAAAGCTAAACTTAGCGCCTGAAGCACCAATTGATGATCAAAAGCTTAACTCTTCAGTTCAAAGCCCTGTCAATGAAACAGTTCAGCCATCTACTGGATCTACACAGCATGCTGAAGAATTAAAAAAACAAGTAAACAAAGAAATTGAAGATGCAAAAGAAGCATTATCAGAAAAAAAATAG
- a CDS encoding GNAT family N-acetyltransferase, which yields MEHPKTYNAKEIKTPYGPLIIEGPIKAEKLAGLEFHHDLVAFRQPEQQHKALIEIAALPEGRIIIARNRHTIVGYVTYLYPDPLERWSEGKMKNLIELGAIEVIPEYRGYSVGKNLLRVSMMDDAMEDYITITTEYYWHWDLKGTGLNVWEYRKVMEKMMNAGGLEWYATDEPEISSHPANCLMAKIGKRVDQDSIQQFDQLRFKNRFMY from the coding sequence ATGGAACATCCTAAAACCTATAACGCAAAAGAGATTAAAACTCCTTATGGACCGCTTATTATAGAAGGTCCAATAAAAGCCGAGAAACTGGCAGGTCTTGAATTTCATCATGACCTGGTAGCTTTCAGACAGCCTGAGCAGCAGCACAAAGCTTTAATTGAGATAGCTGCTCTGCCAGAAGGAAGAATTATTATAGCCAGAAATCGCCATACCATAGTCGGGTATGTTACATATTTATATCCAGATCCACTGGAAAGATGGTCAGAAGGCAAGATGAAAAACCTGATTGAACTTGGCGCAATCGAGGTGATTCCTGAATACCGGGGCTATTCTGTCGGAAAAAATCTCCTGAGGGTTTCCATGATGGATGATGCAATGGAAGATTATATTACCATTACGACAGAGTATTATTGGCACTGGGATTTAAAAGGTACAGGACTTAATGTGTGGGAATACCGAAAAGTGATGGAGAAAATGATGAATGCCGGCGGCTTGGAGTGGTACGCAACAGATGAGCCCGAAATCAGCTCCCACCCAGCAAATTGCCTGATGGCTAAAATCGGAAAAAGAGTGGATCAGGATTCAATTCAGCAGTTCGATCAGCTCAGATTTAAAAACCGCTTTATGTACTGA